The following coding sequences are from one Streptomyces sp. NBC_01294 window:
- a CDS encoding APC family permease, with translation MRRINAKRVLVGEPLDTARLGETLLPKRLALPIFCSDPLSSVAYATEEILLILALGGVALLHLTWYAASAIVFLLVVVIASYRQTCHAYPGGGGAYVVSSENLGQTAALTAASALLVDYVMTVAVSVVSGVSAITSAVPALNDHEVALSVAFVVLLTLMNLRGVRESGRVFAIPTYGFVLVIYLMFAVAAVRIGTGDTIRAESAHLPITAEGTYTGLALVFLAMRAFASGCTALTGVEAISNGVPAFRKPKARNAATTLAAMGVLSVTMFMGITVLAMSYQVHVAADPTELGLPPGTATSTALAQIGRATFGSWHFLFYLLQAVTAGVLILAANTAFNGFPMLASILARDRYAPRQLSNRGDRLVYSNGVVLLALAAISLIVAFDAELTRLIQLYIIGVFVSFTLSQSGMVRHWRRELASPGTPRTERVHIHRRLAINAVGATLTALVLVIVLLTKFTHGAWLVVIAMPLLFLGMKGVRRHYDQVARQVAVGPDATPRKPARHHVLVLVAAVHAPTLKAIGYAQGLRPDTLTAVTVAADEGEATRLRETWAEHDTGLALKIIHSPYREVVGPIMAHIEELAADSATDMLSVVIPEFVVGHWWEQPLHNQNALRLKARLLFTPGVAVIDVPYLLESAKPAEPARQDG, from the coding sequence ATGAGGCGTATCAATGCGAAACGCGTGCTGGTCGGCGAACCCCTCGACACCGCGCGGCTGGGCGAGACCCTGCTGCCCAAACGACTCGCCCTGCCGATCTTCTGCAGTGACCCGCTCTCCTCGGTGGCCTACGCCACCGAGGAGATCCTGCTGATCCTGGCCCTCGGCGGCGTCGCACTGCTCCACCTCACCTGGTACGCCGCCTCCGCCATCGTCTTCCTGCTCGTCGTGGTCATCGCCTCGTACCGGCAGACCTGCCACGCCTACCCCGGCGGGGGCGGCGCCTACGTCGTCAGTTCGGAGAACCTCGGCCAGACCGCCGCACTCACCGCGGCGAGCGCCCTGCTCGTCGACTACGTGATGACCGTCGCGGTCTCCGTCGTCTCCGGCGTCTCCGCCATCACCTCCGCCGTTCCCGCGCTGAACGACCACGAAGTGGCCCTCTCCGTCGCCTTCGTGGTGCTGCTGACCCTGATGAACCTGCGCGGCGTACGGGAGTCGGGCCGGGTCTTCGCCATCCCCACCTACGGCTTCGTCCTCGTCATCTACCTCATGTTCGCCGTCGCCGCCGTGCGGATCGGGACCGGCGACACCATCCGCGCCGAGTCCGCCCACCTGCCGATCACCGCGGAAGGCACCTACACCGGGCTCGCCCTGGTGTTCCTCGCGATGCGCGCCTTCGCCTCCGGCTGCACCGCCCTCACCGGCGTCGAGGCGATCAGCAACGGCGTCCCCGCCTTCCGCAAGCCCAAGGCCAGGAACGCGGCGACCACGCTCGCCGCGATGGGCGTGCTCTCGGTGACGATGTTCATGGGCATCACCGTCCTCGCCATGTCCTACCAGGTGCACGTCGCGGCCGACCCGACCGAACTGGGCCTGCCGCCCGGCACCGCGACCTCCACCGCCCTCGCCCAGATCGGCCGCGCCACCTTCGGCAGCTGGCACTTCCTCTTCTACCTGCTCCAGGCCGTCACCGCGGGCGTGCTGATCCTCGCCGCGAACACCGCCTTCAACGGCTTCCCGATGCTCGCCTCGATCCTGGCCAGGGACCGGTACGCACCCCGCCAGCTCTCCAACCGCGGCGACCGGCTCGTCTACTCCAACGGCGTCGTCCTCCTCGCGCTCGCCGCCATCTCCCTCATCGTGGCCTTCGACGCCGAACTGACCCGCCTCATCCAGCTCTACATCATCGGCGTCTTCGTCTCCTTCACCCTCTCCCAGTCCGGCATGGTCCGGCACTGGAGGAGGGAGCTCGCCTCACCCGGCACCCCGCGCACGGAGCGCGTCCACATCCACCGCAGGCTCGCCATCAACGCGGTCGGCGCCACCCTGACCGCCCTGGTCCTGGTCATCGTCCTGCTCACCAAGTTCACGCACGGCGCCTGGCTGGTCGTCATCGCCATGCCGCTGCTCTTCCTCGGCATGAAGGGCGTGCGCCGCCACTACGACCAGGTCGCCCGGCAGGTAGCCGTCGGCCCCGACGCCACCCCGCGCAAGCCGGCCCGCCACCACGTCCTGGTCCTGGTCGCCGCCGTGCACGCCCCCACGCTCAAGGCCATCGGCTACGCACAGGGACTGCGCCCCGACACCCTGACGGCCGTGACCGTCGCTGCGGACGAGGGGGAGGCGACCCGGCTGCGCGAGACGTGGGCCGAGCACGACACGGGCCTCGCACTGAAGATCATCCACTCGCCCTACCGCGAGGTGGTGGGCCCGATCATGGCCCACATCGAGGAACTGGCCGCCGACTCCGCGACGGACATGCTGTCGGTGGTGATCCCCGAATTCGTCGTGGGCCACTGGTGGGAGCAGCCCCTGCACAACCAGAACGCCCTGCGGCTGAAGGCGCGCCTGCTGTTCACGCCGGGCGTCGCGGTGATCGACGTGCCGTACCTGCTGGAGTCGGCGAAGCCCGCGGAGCCGGCGCGGCAGGACGGGTAG
- a CDS encoding PucR family transcriptional regulator — MSRSDDVLRLHRLAHAGGSAALLEWLAARLGGWAGVVDAEEGKGPRSAVRGVAEMNARGVRSAVLHGSGSATLLFALDGGRALAAVLEQPHDPGAPTLLADAAVPLALVLRAEEAVRREERAALAESRAREAVLHLLMNGRLSIAHQIAEALGPALPEPMRMYVVECRTGQRAEVARRCRELTAGRAWIVRCPVYVRHLIVLVPAGPAAVSADHDPLAGALVQVAPDCTVGVSGEMHLREAPAAYTQAFHALTVARGRGERHARFGPGPELALAAHEAGAGWAEALLAPLHAHRPRRPQDPGGQELRATAHAWLNFTSHATRLLKIHRNTLSARLRLVEALLGLDLARLGDQAALSLALRLTPGARRGEGAAAAAAPDLDAVLRDPRLTAWARTQLDGLTGPDAPPGARDTVRVWLAHDAQLVPAAAALGVSVPGARKRLTRVEALLERSLLQSPSARHDLWLAHRAEQLAE, encoded by the coding sequence GTGTCCCGGTCCGACGACGTCCTCAGGCTCCACCGGCTCGCCCACGCCGGGGGATCGGCCGCGCTGCTGGAGTGGCTCGCGGCCCGGCTCGGCGGATGGGCCGGGGTGGTGGACGCCGAGGAGGGCAAGGGGCCGCGGAGCGCCGTGCGCGGCGTCGCCGAGATGAACGCCCGCGGCGTCCGGTCGGCCGTCCTGCACGGTTCCGGCTCCGCCACGCTGCTGTTCGCACTGGACGGCGGCCGCGCCCTGGCCGCCGTACTGGAACAGCCGCACGATCCCGGCGCGCCCACCCTGCTCGCGGACGCCGCCGTACCGCTGGCCCTGGTCCTGCGCGCCGAGGAGGCCGTACGGCGCGAGGAGCGGGCCGCGCTCGCCGAATCGCGGGCCCGCGAGGCGGTGCTGCACCTGCTGATGAACGGCCGGCTCTCCATCGCCCACCAGATCGCCGAGGCGCTGGGGCCCGCTCTGCCCGAGCCGATGCGGATGTACGTCGTCGAATGCCGGACCGGTCAGCGCGCCGAAGTGGCGCGGCGGTGCCGGGAGCTGACGGCGGGCCGGGCCTGGATCGTGCGCTGCCCGGTCTACGTACGCCACCTCATCGTGCTCGTCCCGGCCGGCCCGGCGGCGGTGTCCGCCGACCACGACCCCCTCGCCGGGGCGCTGGTGCAGGTGGCCCCGGACTGCACGGTCGGCGTCAGCGGGGAGATGCACCTGCGCGAGGCCCCGGCCGCCTACACCCAGGCCTTCCACGCGCTGACGGTCGCCCGGGGCCGGGGCGAGCGGCACGCCCGGTTCGGACCCGGCCCCGAGCTGGCGCTCGCCGCCCACGAGGCGGGGGCCGGCTGGGCCGAGGCCCTGCTCGCGCCCCTGCACGCACACCGGCCCCGGCGCCCCCAGGACCCCGGCGGGCAGGAACTGCGCGCCACCGCCCACGCCTGGCTGAACTTCACCTCGCACGCCACGCGGCTGCTGAAGATCCACCGCAACACCCTGTCCGCCAGGCTCCGCCTGGTCGAGGCGCTCCTCGGCCTGGACCTCGCACGCCTCGGGGACCAGGCGGCGCTTTCGCTGGCCCTGCGGCTGACCCCGGGTGCGCGGCGGGGCGAGGGCGCGGCCGCGGCGGCCGCCCCCGATCTCGACGCGGTGCTGCGCGATCCGCGCCTGACGGCCTGGGCCCGTACCCAACTGGACGGGCTGACCGGGCCGGACGCCCCGCCGGGAGCCCGCGACACGGTCCGCGTCTGGCTGGCGCACGACGCCCAACTCGTCCCGGCGGCCGCCGCGCTGGGCGTCTCCGTCCCCGGCGCCCGCAAGCGGCTGACCCGCGTCGAGGCGCTGCTGGAGCGCTCCCTGCTGCAGTCCCCGAGCGCCCGGCACGACCTGTGGCTGGCACACCGGGCGGAGCAGCTCGCCGAGTGA
- a CDS encoding (2Fe-2S)-binding protein, with amino-acid sequence MPSHTFTVNGQSVTVDAPDDLPLLWVLRDMLGVRGPKYGCGVDVCKACTSHLDGADVRPCVVPVSACAGKAVTTIEGLANGDELHPVQEAWLEQDVAQCGFCQPGQIMAAVALLKRTAEPTDEDIDAIANICRCGTYFRIREAIRSAARKM; translated from the coding sequence GTGCCCTCGCACACCTTCACCGTCAACGGGCAGAGCGTCACCGTGGACGCGCCCGACGACCTGCCCCTGCTGTGGGTGCTCCGCGACATGCTGGGCGTCCGCGGCCCCAAGTACGGCTGCGGGGTGGACGTCTGCAAGGCGTGCACCAGCCACCTCGACGGCGCCGACGTCCGCCCGTGCGTGGTGCCCGTCTCCGCGTGCGCGGGGAAGGCGGTGACCACCATCGAGGGGCTGGCGAACGGGGACGAGCTGCACCCCGTGCAGGAGGCCTGGCTCGAACAGGACGTCGCCCAGTGCGGCTTCTGCCAGCCCGGCCAGATCATGGCCGCCGTCGCGCTGCTCAAGCGGACCGCCGAGCCCACGGACGAGGACATCGACGCCATCGCCAACATCTGCCGCTGCGGCACCTACTTCCGCATCCGGGAGGCCATCCGCAGCGCGGCGCGCAAGATGTGA